The genomic stretch AGGAGGAGCCCTGTGGTGGGGTGTCTGCTAACAGAAATAGCGGTAGGAAGGATATAACAGGCTAATGAGGGATCCAGAGAGTGAACTGTTGCACACAGAGTTAGTGACCCAACTTTCACTCGCCGCAATACAACTAGCGAAGTTTCCTCCTTGATGCAGATGTTGGGGAAGGAGAAGAGTTAAGGCTGAGCCTCGTTAAGCAGCACAGGCCAGTCTAGGCTGTTAAATCCCACAGCCGTCTGGGGACTCCCTCCCCCCTCATCCAGCTTCCGATGGAGCCCCCCCTACCCGTGTCTGCTGCCGGCTGAGGGAGGACCAGACTCACTCTCAAGGGTCACTATAAAAAGTCAATCACAGCTGCAGCTCCGCCAGACGCACTCCACACGTGTGAGAGACGAGGACAGGATAGACCAGGCAGAAGCATAGAGGGAAGGATGCTGACACAAGGTTCTGACAACTCAGGGTCACCATAGAGTTCACATGAGAAGATCCCTCTGGAGATAAAGGCGGGCAACACTTGACAGGACAACAGAGAAACCTAAACTTAATACTCAAGCTCATTACGCCACCATGTCTTTCGCAATGTTGCGCCATGCCCCACCTGCCCGCTTTCTCTACCCGGACATCAGCATGCTTTCCGACGACGACGAAAGCGGCAGCGACAGCTCCGGGTGTGGCAACAAAGGTTTTCACTCAGACAGAAGCGACAAGAGAGACAAGAAGTGTAATCGGCTGCGAGAACCGCGACAGCGTCACACGGCCAACGCCCgggaaagggacagaaccaacagTGTCAATACTGCCTTCACAGCCCTGCGCACACTCATCCCCACAGAGCCTGCAGACCGCAAACTCAGCAAGATAGAGACACTACGTCTAGCGTCTAGCTACATCTCCCATCTGGGGAACGTACTACTACTCGGAGAGACGTGTGGGGATGGACAGCCTTGTCACACCAGTAGTCCCTACTACCAGCATCACCCAGCCACTGCCAGCCCCAAGCACCGAGATTCTGAGCCTGGTCAACCCAGACAGATATGCACCTTCTGCCTCAGCAATCAAAGGAAGATGGTGAGTAATATCACGCCGTAAAAAATATTCCCTCACAGATTACAACTCTAATAATTAGCCGACAGGTATCAGAAAAAGTTACAGTCTGAGCAAACACTTCATAAAAAACAGATGTTGGAAAATCGTTTCCAGGCCGGGGAGCTGTGCACTCTGCAGGAAAGACCAttaaaagacaaaacaaaacactACCATTACAGTATATATTATTATCACAAGGAGAAATCTGTCATCTTCCATTTCAAAGAAAGCTTATTCAGTTTATGAAGTTAGTCTATGAGGTTTAGGAAGCAACACCACCACTATAATCATATCACACCAAAGCAGGACACATTACTTAAAATCAAAAAACGACATCTCTCTGTTTCCGGACATATGACCTCTCAACAGATCAAAGAACTAGAGATGGTGTGTCATTTCTAGATGcttaaagcctggcacacactttcaaACATGATTGgtcaatcgctgaccaattttaacacctccatgcagtatgagggtcaaaagatattgaatactatgagcagattttgtaggtagaccttcatactacatggattgGCCAGCCATtatccaatcaaaattgaaggtttgtactaggctttagggtgcatacacacatccaattttgataagCCAATTATACAACTTCCATATAATGTGAGAGCCTACTGacaaaatctgttcatagtattcaaagtctcaTGGCCCTCTTACTACCTGGAAGTGGTAGAATTGGCCAATGATTAGTCCatccaaattggatgtgtgtattcaGGCCcatacacgtcggattttagcgaacgacccgtcgtttgaacgttccgtcgttcggacgttttcgcgtcaaatccgacgtgtgtacagactatcgttcgggtgataagactggttaccagcgatccgcccggcggatcgttggtaaccagtcttatcaccgaacgatagtctgtacacacgtcggatttgacgcgaaaacgtccgaacgccggaacgttcaaacgacgggtcgttcgctaaaatccgacgtgtgtatgggcctttcccCTTTACAACTGGATACAGTTACCGTAGTTGAGGTGGTGGAAGAGGTGCGCTTATGCTCCTCAGGGGATTGATCTCAGAATAAGCCACATTATTCTAGGCGAGGTCTACAAAGTGATAATTCTCCATCCACAAGAGACTTCATTATAGGTGAGGTTAGTTGTATTTCTTTTTCTCTGGGCGATTCGGAATAAAGACTAGGAAATTGTATTCACTGGGAAAAAACATCTAATCTCAGTTCCAGACCCATTACTCTAGGTGGAATCTAAGACCTGACAACTCCTGTCTTAGAACCGTACGAGTTATTTTAGGTGAGGTCTGGTCTTCTAGCAAGCGACATGACCTCAGAAAAAGGAGGTTACTCCAGGGAAGGCCTGGAGAACAATCTCTTTACTTGCTTATCTTGAGTGGAGCTACAGACCACGAGATGTCCTTATAAGAGGCCGCAGGTGGTTGTAGGCAGCCCTGAAGCAGGGAACTTTAATGGACTCTGCAATACATACAAGACGTTGAAATGGTGGAAATACGGGATTGGATTCTGTAGACTTTATACTCCCTGAAAGCCACTTCTAAACCCAAAATGTCCTCATCCAAAAGTGAAATGTGTAAGGATGTTAAAATACCAGGTGGACACAACCTGAAGCAGTGGAAAATATTCGCTTTCTTCATTATGTGTTGTCCGCATTTCATTacctgcagtaaaaatgtcaggtGGTTAATAAGTGAACCTGGACATAACCTGTGATAAATGTTTCCCAGTGTAGTTGGGCACATGGGTGCGGCCCTTAGAACAGtgagacattacacatgccacAAATTCCAGTCCACTTGGCACGCAAACCTTTATCCTGAAGCCCAACTAACGGCACCCAATGCACCACAGGTGGGTATCACATATATCAGGGCTACTttaacaaaggggggggggggggtatggttaaaggacaaccttagtcaaagggatatggaggctgacatattaatttccCTTGAAGCAATACCaaattgcctggttatcctgccgaTTCTctgccttagaccctgaacaagcatatggagagcaggtgcttctgacattgtcagatcaggcaagattagctgcatgcttgtttctggtgtgattcagacgctactgcagccaaatagaccagcagggatgccaggcacctagtattgtttaaaaggaaatcaatatggcagcctccatattcttctcacttcagcttccctttaagtAACTTGGTTTTGTATTTAAAATGCAATAGTACCCAGTAGACTGTCACCAGTATTTTGGGTCATCTGGGGAAATCTATTCTGGCACTGATGCACCTTAATGACGCTATGGCGAAAATTGCAAAATTCAAAATATGTgccaacatatacaaataagaagtacattttttttccagagaaaaatgagccataaattacttttctcctatgttgctgtcacttacagtaggtagtagaaatctgacagatgttttggactagtccatctcttcgtgggggattctcagggatttatttaaaaaaagcacttagtgaatggcagttgctctgtccaactgccaaaaaactgtgtagcgagcagggaagctggccagcatcattgtttaattactttttagggaatatctttataaagaataaaagccttgctgagaatcccctatgaagagatggacaagtccaaaacttgtcacttctgtcaaatttccactaccttctgtaagttacagcaacataggagaaaagtaatttatggcttattttgctctggaaaaaatgtacctcctatttgtttgttttcacatattttaaatgttacaatttttcgccatagtgcccctttaatatcaATCTCTCCTAACTCCCAAAATAAAATGCACAGAAGAGAGAATGTTTCAAcgaaagaagggaaaaaaaagtggtttAGGCAGTTAAATCTCAAAGGGGAGAGCCATAAATCACAGTAAAAGAATCCTGGTTCAGCTTGCATCAAGCCAGCAGATACATAGAACTCCTCCAATAAAGCAGAGGTGTATCCATGGGTAAGAGGGTGAGCCCCAGAGCCGGTGTCCAGGCCAAATGCAATCTGGGGTCCCTGCGGTAGCGCCCTATACAAACACTGAGCGCAGCCACAATGGGTCAAGTATACAAATGGACCTAAACACACTTGTGTGAACTTGACACTTGAGTTGTATGAACTTGACACTTGAGTCAACCAGAGGTTGCCCACTGGGCCAGGTTACTTAAACATTGCAGCATCCGTCAAAGCACCATAAAGTGTTCACAGTATATATATTATGCAAACCACACATTGCTGGTTAATGGCAATgacaggcagcacggtggcatagtggttagcactcgccttgcagcactgggtccgcaGTTTGAATTccagccggggcactatctgcacagagtttgtatcttctccctatgtctgtgtgggtttcctccgggcatcacagtttcctcccacatcccaaaaacatacagaagcgttaattggcttacccttaAACTGTCCCTAGACAACGATACATaccctacacaatacatacatagacatatgactagattagattgtgagccctgagggacagttaagtgacaagacaatatacacagcgctgcggaaggttggcactatataaatactaaataataataataataataataataataatgtaatgccATAGTTACAACCCAGATATTACAGCTTTATTAATCCTTTACAAAACCAAAGTGGGGAGATTATTTTCTCCAATGGGCCCTTACACCCTGAGCCAACACTGTGTGACCCAATATAGCTTAATCAATATGCAACAACCCGGGTTAGAAAGGATTCTCCAGAACTATCTTGCCTTTTACTAAGTAAACTTTGCGGCGAAACGTGTTGGAAATCTGGTGAGCTGCTGTCAACTATTTATACACattgatttacagaaagtatCACACAGCATGCAATCTATGGTGTACATGCTGGATATAGAATTATAAAGAAATGTATACAATGATCTTGAAGCTTGAGTGGTATTGTAAGATATGCTGTCACTTATCCAAATGACACTtagatgataaataaaatgtaatgttTGAAAGTGAAACAACTGGCATGGAAGCCGGCTCTCAGCGTTTCTCTTGTCTTCAGACTTGAAAACCAAATAATACACAGGGGATACTCTGCACTCTATTGTGacttgaggggggagggggggggtagtcAGTTCCAATACTAAAGAAAGCACCGAACAGTCACTGCTGTCAAACACGGCACTTTATCAACGTTAAACTGGGCTCCATTAGAAATGCTACAAAACCAGACAATATTGAAGTTCTATTACAAGACAAATAGAAAACGGTCCGATCAGATATATGACTGCAGAAGTGGTCTATTCACAGGTCTGCTCACCGCTGCGGACATCCAGAGCTCATGCCGGGTGATTTATGGCATTTTAACACAGGTGCAATTAATCTACATTGCTGGAAACAGACTCCACAGACCTGCTAATGTGGAGATCAGGGATGTCCCATCGCCCCCGGCAACGTTCCTCCACctgcagcaaaataaacctcAATTCTGTTTGACAGTTTAAGGGATGACTCATGGTATCTGGAAACCTAACGCCCCGAACTTCTCCTACACCCCAAAAATAAGGAAACAAAAAGTATGGGGTTGCTACGTGACCCTTGCCTCGTACTTCAGCAAGTGAAGTAATCAAGACAACTGGTGACAAAGCATCACTCTAGAACAGTGATGGCtagccttggcactccagctgtgacaaaactacaaatcccaacatgcctctgcctccccaagttatgcttagagctgtcagagtatagcaatgcctcatgggacttgtagttccaccacagctggagtgccaaggttagccataacTGCTCTAGAAGAAATACTGAAATGCCATCTTCAGGACGCTATACACTAATGCCTCCCATATACCTTCAGATTATCCTAAACTATGCATATGTCTCGGGAATCAATCGTTTAACTGGAGTTCTACATGGCAGGATAGAAAACTATCTGAAAagcagggagggtggagtggtgcTTTAACAGAAACCTCTAGTGAGGCAGatattgagggttttttttttattttaaccacttgaggaccgcggtgttaaaccccccctagtgaccaggccattttctcttagttgtgccactgcagcttttaggcctcgctgcagggccgtacaactcagcatacaaattacccccccccccccttttctccccaccaacagagcttcctgttggtggggtctgatagctCCCTCAATGTTtgtttttaacaaatatttttttataaaataaaaaaaaacaaaaaaaaaacctgttaagtattcccccccccccccccccagtcagcctatcacagtgatcggctgtggTAGGCTTTAGCACGATCTTCTGCGATCCCTGCTcgcagccattcacgccaatcggcgtggagtggttggCTAGGAGTTGGCTTGTGTGTCACCCCTGCCTTTGGTACTTTCTGGACTTGttgcccagaacaagcatgcaggtcaagtGTTCTGACTCCACCGACTGCCTGCGTTTTCAAAATGTGCAACTCAGACGCTACAGAAGCCAAAAGAACACAGCCGCTGGGAAATTTTACTAAAGGGTATACAGAAGCCTGCATTGGGCACCACAGAGGCACCCTTATCTGGCAGCACTAGAGTCCTGGATCCATCTGGACACAAGTTATttcaaagagaagatgaaatttatctcctaggacttaaccctttctgttgagttttctcccaggagttaATTTTCTATCTTATCTAaacgtaacttttcagcacatactAAAAAGCACTAAAAGTAGGTAAAATGGGTAATAAACccattttgagtaatttcttgcatGCTGGTAGGTTTAAAGGTGTTTTATTagcaaggtttgaaaatatctccttggagaaaactcagtagagaCGTGAACAGAATATGGGCCATACCATAGTGAACACATGCACAGGGGTGCCATCCTGCTACAAGTGGCTGCAACGCTCCTGTGCTCCTCCATGTGCTTCCAGTCCTATAAGAGGACGTTAGCTTATTTCATCATATTCATCCCTTTACAGAATCCCTTTtactaaaacaaaaaaaggtccATTGGTTACATTTTTATATGTTAATAACCGTCTGAAAATTCTACATGAACCAGTTCAGTTAGTGTCTCCAAATGGAAGCTAGACCATAGACGGCTCGTCTCATTTTCCCCAGTCCCCTGGATGGCCCTTGCAGCCTGGGGAACAAACAAGGTTTGGGTACAAGTTCTTTAGTAGGTTTTACTTTACTCTACCGGGGTAGCGCCCTCTGCTGGCAGTTACTCCAGGCACTCTACACTACAGAATGTTAGCAGCACGAGTTGCCAATCATTGGTCTCAATTTAACTATCTAACACAACACTAGGTTGACAGGTGGCTGAGAAGCCCAGGAAGGGCAAGGAGGCGGTCTTGCCATTTCCCATGTAACCTGCTCATGAGCCCAATCTCGACTTCTGCATACAACGGCAATTCGAGCAAGACTGGTTCTCTTTCTGGCAGGGAGTACGGCATAAAATCCTTAAATGCTTCTCACCTACCTACAACTTGAAAAAGCACTGTAAAGCCATGTCGAGACATAGGACGACCATCCCCTGATCGGCCATTTGTTCTCAGCCACCCCATCATCCACAAGACAAGCACTAAAGTGTAACTCTGGGTTAAAAATGCATACACATGCCCAAGTTGCCATTAGCGATCACCAATTGATTGattgtaatggtggccactaacggtccaatttctaaggCAAAATCGTTAGATCGATCAGAAATTCAGATCAGATAGGTAGTAAATCTAcatttggatttttgtcaaaccaaaatttggattttcttgttggttgtgatagataggaagcaaatccgatcagaattatctgattgcttgaacgatttttcactagaaattggattgttagtggccacctttagggttacATTTCAGGGATAAGAACTGTACAGCAACACTGCTCAGTTATGGCagtcattcaaaaaaaaaaaaaaaaaaaaagctgtgcgtCATCCGCCATACAATAATACATAAATGAGAATGCATGATAGATCAGCGAAatctatacattttattttttctatccAATGATCCAGCCCATGCACCTGTGATATTTCAATACCATATATGCAAGTGCAGTAATCCAAGGGTTAATATGAGATTTCTGGATAAAAAGAATGGCAATCATAAGGTCTAATAGATCAATATCTGTTTCTTTATGACAGAGGACGATCAAACGCAGCAGTGTACTTATAAGTGTGCTTAATAGGACgacctgatcaataatgcaatatacttTCATTATTtatctggcaccctttttaaGATACCTGGTCTGCCACTGGATTATCTGTAATTTTGTCCAGTCCATCTCACTGATGCAGCTGCTAGCTCTGTAATGCACAAATGCGGTATAAAGCTACGGGAATATGAATCTGGTACTACTGCCACCTGCAGCTCACGCCAGCATCGATCGGGCAAGTTAATCAATACTTCATTCGTCATAACAAGCCATAGTTTTAACAGGTTTTTATTAGATTCAAAGTTTAAGCTGAAGCCAACATCTGGTCTACTAAAAATATTGCATAGTGTATGCCTACAGTGACGTGTATTGTAAGCAGCATTGTGGCataatggttagcgctctcgccttgcacttCTGGGTCTCTGGTTGGAAACCCAGTCAGGGCACTCAGCAGGGGGATTGTAAATTCTCCTGTGCCAGTctgagtttcctccgggcacattggtttcctcccacaccacaaaaacatacagatacgtttattggcttccacctaaaattgcccctagattacgatacatgcactacacgatacatacgtagataggactatggtagggataagattgtgagccccactgagggacagttagtgacaagacaatgtcagcgctatataaatactaaataataataatccatgtATACACGGTACTAATAGTAAACAAGCAATAATATGTGCTGCTCTCTGCTTTAGTAATCTGTCTCAAACTTTCCTGGGTTAAAACAGGTTTAAAAATGATCTCTGTTCAAGTGCTGATAACATCTGTATGCACTGTGCTTGGGGGCTTCTCCTAAGTCATTTCTGAGTTATCAAAAGAAGCAAGGATATACATTTTTATTAGAGTAGAAGCAAAATTAGCATTCGACATGCACTGCATTATTGATAATTTTATATTATTGTAGGCACGCTTAATTAAAAATACACTACCACTTATAATCCCCAGAAAATCTTGGATACCTGCCAATAGCATAACCCCTGATTTGAATTATATGCCTATTTTCAAAAGTGAACCTCTCAATTTTAATCTCCAGTCCACTCTGTGTCGGAACTTTCAGTGCGGAGCTTGTAGCTGAGGGAAAGCAGAGTACATAGCAGCTGATCAGAATGCGGTTATACCACATATATTTAAAAGCAAAAAGATGAGAATTTGTGCATTTCATATTGCACAAGGTTTTGAAATATATCCCAACCTCAGGGGATCGTAGACTCCCAATTACCCCACCCCTAACATTGTCATGGAaacatttaaaggagaactccgaGATGTGCTAAAAGTGGTTATATTATTTATTGCCATCAATCTTTCAGTAGTTTTCCCTCATTTATTATAGGTTTTGATACATTGCTATTGGAAACCCTTTGCATCATGGGGTGAGGTTAAACATATTTGTAGAGTTAGTTCACATTACAAATTGCAATCGCTAACGGATTGTTATTTTGCTATGAGATTTTCAGAGTGGAaatttgaaggttttttttttgttttgtttttgcacatTCCTTCAAACTCAAttgctccccccaaaaatgctgcatgcagtgtaaTTGTGATTTCAAATACCTCATACGGTAAAACTACACTAGCAGTTTGCAGATCAGCGGCAATCAGCAAGCGCAatcacccttaaaggacaacctaggtgacgtgacataatgagatagaagtgtatgtacagtgccaagcacacaaataactatgctgtgatcccttttttccctttctctgcctgagtgtgttaaatatcaggtatgcaaatgacagtttttgtccgagtcaggactgggttggactatagcgtaaccctcacttataaggaattacagctataaaacacttccctgtcagtaaatggcttctaaaagctggaaagagataaaaagggtcaatagtccatagattttagctctgtacTGACTTTAAGGATAACAATATTTCCCCTGAAACTGTAAAATTAATCTTTTTTCAGGTTGGTCTCCTGACTTCTGCAGGTACTACATTTTCAGGACACACCATTTTTAGGTATTAAATATTATTCCTGATGTGGAGGCTACTTGTCTAGCTGTGGTGCGATGCCCCTGCTTCTGATGCTGTTTAGGGTCAGTTACCCAGAAGCAGGGAGGATGCCAGGTGTTCTCGCTCACAGGACCGCAAACGTTTATGGCTTCCGTAGTGCATGAAGTCAAAAAGCAACCAGACAGGGCAACTggcttcttaaaaaaaaaaaaaagtttataaccACAAAGATGGTGGCCTCCACAGTCTTCTCCCTTTGTGTGGCTTTTAAGCCAGTACAGATATGCGGACCAAGCATATTGCAAGCCGAAGTATCTGCATTACAGCTGGACACTAAGCAGTATGCAACCGGCAGctcctacagtttgcttttaattCCAGCTACCTAGAAATTTGTGTAAATTAGCCAGCTATGGTGTTGCAAACTGTCATGGACTGCAGTGGTCTTCCCAGCATGCCTGGATGCAGTGACATCACACTCAGCTCCACTCCAAAGGTCTACAAAGGGCGTGTCTTAAAGTTTGAAGCACTTTAAAGTTTTTATATGATATGCTGCTAAATAAAGCCATATACAGCTTATTAGCTTTTTAATCAACAGTTTCATACTTCCCAAATGGTCTTAAGTCCGCTAGCTGAtgctccctttcccatgaaaaatctttaccttttctgaaacggatcatcagggctctgtatggctgatattgtggtgaaacccctcccacagtgtgatgtcagcacctaggtactgacatcacactgtgggagcattgttgcattgtgggaagtaacagctgtgtccaactgccaaaaaagcagcagctatttccattgacatcacctgccagcagaaaaaatgtcaccatgtgataaatgtcaaagtaaatcagggagaggaaatattttacaatgggcaaacacggactaaatcatttataaataattaatgtaaaaattaaGAACTTTTCTTCATTACTTTTTTTACTGCAGTTCctctaagtgtaaaaggacctctGAGGCTTGGTTCACATCAGTCGAGAAGTGAACTATTTCACCCGGAAATAAAtagaatgtatttattcattaaagcgctggggaaaaaacgctatacaaagcgttttgcaatttccctatacctgccattataggcaaatcgccccaaaaatgttaaggcagcgctttggtgagcggatcagaatcaacccgctcagatgtgaacactctcatagggaatcattgcacaagcacttttagggcaattttgcaaatcgccggcgcttaaaaaaaaaaaaaaaaaaaggcgaaaACCCCTTAGGTGTAAACAAGCCCTGACAGCTCTACATACAACAGCGACTGCTGAAAACACAACTGAGTAGGTGGGCTCTGCCTACGGAAGGACTGTTTAGCAATGTTATGACATTGGGGTGCTGCAAGCCTTTTTCAGGCTAAGGAAAAACAAAGGTCAAGCTATCTTTCACATAAACCAGGGGAAATATTTACTCAAAATGGACATAAATTTAGACATACTTTGAGAGATCACTTAATTTGATATTTATAGCTATTAGCTGGAAATTCTGCTTTCCATGCAAATAACCACTGCCTATAGGCCGGTCGCACACCTGAGGTTTGCAGTGCAGCTCATCGCACCACAGAAATtaggcttcatatgaccctgcaccaCTGTGTGGCGACACGGTCATAAGCCCGCCCCTCAACTAGTGActtacttcctgctgggcagaaaatacgtcactgggattctcgCCAGTCCGTACATGTGCGTCGCACCGTACTCCCAACATGCACGCTTACTGTGTCGCTcactgacttgcattactgcataatccgtgTGCAACTCAGTGCAGAAGGGACTTCAATCTGAGCCAAATAAAAACTAATCGTTCCTGGTTAATTAAGCAGCTTACAGCTAACTGATCAGCAGTAACTGGACTTGACCGGGAAAGTTTTAAAGGACCAGTATcacgaaa from Hyperolius riggenbachi isolate aHypRig1 chromosome 5, aHypRig1.pri, whole genome shotgun sequence encodes the following:
- the SCX gene encoding basic helix-loop-helix transcription factor scleraxis isoform X2; this encodes MSFAMLRHAPPARFLYPDISMLSDDDESGSDSSGCGNKGFHSDRSDKRDKKCNRLREPRQRHTANARERDRTNSVNTAFTALRTLIPTEPADRKLSKIETLRLASSYISHLGNVLLLGETCGDGQPCHTSSPYYQHHPATASPKHRDSEPGQPRQICTFCLSNQRKMGKDRERKTAIRT
- the SCX gene encoding basic helix-loop-helix transcription factor scleraxis isoform X1; this translates as MSFAMLRHAPPARFLYPDISMLSDDDESGSDSSGCGNKGFHSDRSDKRDKKCNRLREPRQRHTANARERDRTNSVNTAFTALRTLIPTEPADRKLSKIETLRLASSYISHLGNVLLLGETCGDGQPCHTSSPYYQHHPATASPKHRDSEPGQPRQICTFCLSNQRKMQGKDRERKTAIRT